A genomic region of Candidatus Thermoplasmatota archaeon contains the following coding sequences:
- a CDS encoding nucleotide exchange factor GrpE, protein MTTKTPSEKKKTVSGSSLQIKMKKYEEEIARLNQELTEKKEQLLRAYADMQNAQKRMEKECQNRDEENKKKYLITLLDLHELLQKAYVDPDPKQGLKLILSNIEKIFQQENIRCIDCKGKTFDHTIHHAVTTVEKHDCADGMIVDEVKKGYFLGDKLLRPSQVVVNKKTEQSQQEGKNYGQNCRN, encoded by the coding sequence GTTCATCCTTACAAATAAAAATGAAAAAATATGAAGAAGAGATCGCTCGTTTAAACCAAGAACTAACCGAAAAAAAAGAGCAGCTTCTCCGAGCATATGCAGATATGCAAAATGCTCAGAAACGCATGGAAAAAGAATGCCAAAATAGGGATGAAGAAAACAAAAAAAAGTACCTCATCACATTACTCGATCTCCATGAGCTCCTCCAAAAAGCTTATGTAGATCCTGACCCAAAGCAAGGATTGAAATTAATCCTGAGCAATATTGAAAAAATATTCCAACAAGAAAATATTAGATGTATAGACTGTAAAGGAAAAACCTTTGATCATACTATTCATCATGCGGTTACAACTGTTGAAAAACACGACTGTGCTGATGGAATGATCGTTGACGAAGTAAAAAAAGGATATTTCCTTGGTGATAAACTCCTCCGACCATCACAGGTCGTCGTCAATAAAAAAACAGAACAATCTCAACAGGAGGGAAAGAACTATGGGCAGAATTGTAGGAA